A genomic region of Thunnus maccoyii chromosome 13, fThuMac1.1, whole genome shotgun sequence contains the following coding sequences:
- the LOC121910900 gene encoding collagenase 3-like: protein MKTINLSILLSLAVAVHCVPISQVTVQDEQFAESYLKKFFNLTEESGPTIRRGISPAVKKLTEMRRFFGLQITGTLDADTMAMMKKPRCGVPDVDSARFSTFGNKWQKNSLTYRIENYTPDMSVAEVDDSIEKALQVWAKVTPLRFTRIYSGIADIMISFGRRSHGDFYPFDGPDGTLAHAFAPAPGIGGDAHFDDDETFTFRSNSGYVLFMVAAHEFGHSLGLSHSTDPGALMYPNYSYGNPDTFVLPRDDVNGIQSLYGPNPDKDPVQPEPQPPTTPDACDSTMVLDAVATLRGEMYFFKDSFFWRSYPQSDTPQQSLITNFWPNAPVNIDAAYESKQSDNVLLFKNRKVWAFSGYDLVPGYPKTISSFGLPKSVKKIDAVMYDVDSRKTLFFVGRYYYSYDETKQTMDEGFPKRVDETFSGMTSKVTAALQYRGFTYLYSGPQMFEYSMASGRLFRVLENSYFLRCTNF from the exons ATGAAGACAATCAATCTCAGCATTCTACTAAGCCTGGCGGTCGCAGTTCACTGCGTGCCAATATCACAGGTTACTGTTCAAGATGAGCAATTTGCAGAG AGCTACCTGAAGAAATTCTTCAACCTAACTGAGGAGAGCGGTCCAACTATCAGACGGGGGATCAGCCCAGCGGTCAAGAAGCTGACTGAGATGCGACGATTCTTTGGTCTCCAGATCACCGGGACGCTGGATGCTGACACCATGGCGATGATGAAAAAGCCCCGCTGTGGCGTTCCGGATGTGGACTCTGCTCGTTTCTCCACCTTTGGAAATAAGTGGCAGAAAAACAGTCTTACGTACAG GATTGAGAACTACACACCTGACATGTCTGTGGCAGAGGTAGATGACTCCATAGAGAAAGCACTGCAGGTTTGGGCCAAAGTCACTCCTCTGAGATTCACAAGAATCTACAGCGGCATAGCTGACATCATGATCTCCTTTGGCCGCCGAT CACATGGTGATTTTTACCCCTTTGATGGCCCTGATGGCACTCTTGCCCATGCCTTCGCCCCAGCCCCTGGCATTGGAGGAGATGctcattttgatgatgatgagacCTTCACCTTCCGCTCAAACTCTG GATACGTCCTGTTCATGGTAGCTGCCCATGAGTTTGGCCACTCCCTGGGCTTGTCTCACTCTACAGATCCTGGTGCTCTCATGTATCCCAACTACTCATACGGAAACCCTGACACCTTTGTTCTCCCCCGGGATGATGTCAACGGCATCCAGTCTCTCTATG GTCCAAACCCTGATAAGGATCCAGTCCAGCCTGAACCTCAGCCTCCCACCACCCCTGATGCCTGTGATTCTACCATGGTATTGGACGCTGTGGCCACCCTGCGAGGAGAGATGTACTTCTTCAAAGACAG CTTCTTCTGGCGTAGCTACCCTCAGAGCGATACACCTCAGCAAAGTCTCATCACAAACTTCTGGCCTAATGCCCCTGTCAACATCGACGCTGCTTATGAGAGCAAACAATCAGACAATGTCCTACTCTTTAAAA ATCGTAAAGTGTGGGCTTTCAGTGGCTATGACCTTGTACCTGGCTATCCTAAAACAATTTCCAGTTTTGGTCTGCCCAAAAGTGTGAAGAAAATCGATGCTGTTATGTATGACGTGGACTCTCGCAAGACTCTGTTCTTTGTGGGCAGATATTACTACAG ttatGATGAGACCAAACAGACTATGGACGAGGGATTCCCCAAACGTGTTGATGAGACCTTCTCTGGCATGACCAGCAAGGTGACGGCAGCTCTCCAGTACAGAG GTTTCACTTATCTCTACAGTGGACCCCAAATGTTTGAGTACAGCATGGCGAGTGGCAGGTTGTTCCGTGTGCTGGAAAACAGCTACTTCTTGCGTTGCACTAACTTCTAG